From Pseudodesulfovibrio sp. S3, one genomic window encodes:
- a CDS encoding YdbL family protein, translating to MRNKTHLIVILILTVCVLGSTAMAQGLKDRMIARKPAVAALLDDGTVGENNQGFLAFRGAQKQADVVAAENKDRASVYQAIAQKTGTTPDLVGQRRATQIAEDADPGTWLQDPDGHWYQK from the coding sequence ATGCGAAATAAGACCCATCTCATCGTCATTCTCATCCTGACGGTCTGCGTCCTGGGCAGCACGGCCATGGCCCAAGGACTCAAGGACCGGATGATCGCCCGCAAGCCCGCCGTGGCCGCATTGCTGGACGACGGCACCGTGGGCGAAAACAACCAGGGCTTCCTCGCCTTCCGGGGTGCCCAGAAACAGGCCGACGTGGTCGCCGCCGAGAACAAGGACCGGGCCAGCGTGTATCAGGCTATTGCCCAGAAGACCGGGACCACCCCGGATCTGGTCGGTCAACGGCGTGCCACCCAGATTGCCGAAGACGCCGACCCCGGCACCTGGCTCCAGGACCCCGACGGCCACTGGTACCAGAAGTAA
- a CDS encoding YnbE family lipoprotein, which produces MTRTFSLMACLLLLISWGCSTSHRVEVAPVEVKPIHITIDVNVKVDRALDDFFSDIDEAPDAPEATNAK; this is translated from the coding sequence ATGACACGAACATTTTCTTTGATGGCCTGCCTCCTGCTGCTTATAAGCTGGGGCTGTTCCACCAGCCACAGGGTGGAAGTGGCCCCTGTGGAAGTCAAACCCATCCACATCACCATTGACGTAAACGTCAAGGTTGACAGGGCATTAGACGATTTCTTCTCCGACATCGACGAAGCCCCAGATGCACCGGAGGCAACCAATGCGAAATAA
- a CDS encoding trehalose-6-phosphate synthase, whose translation METGLRRLVVVSNRLPAALKQQDGVWKVQQGSGGLVTAMAPVLKNRGGVWIGWSGAANPDVDVEGLLADFSDEAGYDLCTVSLTEEEVEGYYYGFSNEIIWPLFHDLQSRCRFHPRYWRSYLDVNFKFAEVVARTTTDEDYIWVQDYHLMHQAFFLKSMGVKRNIGFFLHIPFPPPDIFMKLPWRAKLIQALTEFDLVGFQTAQDRRNFVGCLQRLMPGAKVEGRGAVVTVNMGSRSFRLGAFPISIDYNQFSEMAKRPEVARQTFDLKEALHHRKIILGVDRLDYTKGIPERIRSIQTLLRSYPDLQGHVVFIQIAVPSREEVDEYKELRTEIEQLVGRVNGEFSYPGWVPVQYLYRSLPHDKLVAYYAAADIGLVTPLRDGMNLVAKEYCACNNSESGALVLSEFAGAAAQLQRHAYLVNPYDMEGVAKALHRALHWEKDERRSHMSKLRDQVRKNNIFWWVDSFLQAGIAKSLGDFPEIETVQFDQI comes from the coding sequence ATGGAAACCGGATTACGAAGACTGGTGGTGGTCTCAAATCGACTTCCGGCCGCGCTCAAACAGCAGGATGGTGTTTGGAAAGTGCAGCAAGGGTCCGGCGGCCTGGTCACGGCCATGGCCCCGGTGCTCAAGAATCGAGGTGGAGTCTGGATAGGTTGGTCGGGAGCGGCCAACCCGGACGTGGACGTGGAAGGATTGCTGGCCGATTTTTCCGATGAAGCCGGCTATGATCTGTGCACCGTGTCCCTGACCGAAGAGGAGGTGGAGGGGTACTACTACGGTTTTTCCAATGAAATCATCTGGCCGCTGTTCCATGACCTGCAATCCCGTTGCCGGTTCCACCCCCGGTACTGGAGGTCCTATCTTGACGTCAATTTCAAGTTCGCCGAGGTGGTGGCCCGTACAACCACGGACGAGGACTACATCTGGGTTCAGGATTATCACCTCATGCACCAGGCCTTTTTTCTCAAGAGCATGGGGGTGAAGCGGAATATAGGATTTTTCCTGCATATTCCCTTTCCGCCGCCCGACATCTTCATGAAGCTCCCCTGGCGGGCAAAGCTCATCCAGGCCCTGACCGAGTTCGATCTCGTGGGGTTCCAGACCGCTCAGGACCGGCGCAATTTCGTGGGCTGCCTTCAGCGTCTCATGCCCGGGGCCAAGGTCGAGGGACGGGGCGCGGTGGTGACCGTGAACATGGGCTCCCGCTCCTTCCGGTTGGGCGCGTTCCCCATTTCCATAGATTATAACCAGTTTTCCGAGATGGCCAAGCGGCCGGAGGTGGCCCGGCAAACGTTCGACCTCAAGGAAGCCCTGCACCATCGGAAGATCATTCTCGGTGTGGATCGGCTGGATTACACCAAGGGCATCCCGGAGCGTATCCGCTCCATCCAGACCCTGTTGCGCAGCTATCCCGATCTCCAGGGGCATGTCGTTTTCATTCAGATAGCGGTTCCCAGTCGCGAGGAGGTGGACGAATACAAGGAGTTGCGCACGGAGATCGAACAACTGGTGGGGCGGGTCAATGGCGAATTTTCCTATCCGGGCTGGGTGCCGGTGCAATATCTCTATCGCAGTCTGCCCCATGACAAGTTGGTGGCCTACTATGCGGCGGCCGACATCGGGCTGGTCACTCCCCTGCGCGACGGCATGAACCTGGTGGCCAAGGAATACTGCGCCTGCAACAATTCCGAAAGCGGCGCCTTGGTCCTGAGTGAATTCGCCGGGGCCGCGGCCCAGCTCCAGCGGCATGCCTATCTGGTCAACCCTTACGACATGGAAGGGGTGGCCAAGGCGCTGCATCGCGCCCTGCACTGGGAAAAGGACGAACGCCGGAGCCACATGTCCAAGCTTCGGGACCAGGTCCGCAAGAACAATATCTTCTGGTGGGTTGATTCCTTTCTCCAGGCAGGTATTGCCAAGAGCCTGGGGGATTTCCCGGAAATCGAGACCGTGCAGTTCGATCAGATATAG
- a CDS encoding RluA family pseudouridine synthase, which produces MSEAQFITVTQAESGQKLLQFLERRLTGDVPRSAIQRWIRKGQVRVDKGRKKPFDRIQAGQTVRIPPYTPGEIAPVTETGSLVIVHEDNDLIAVAKPVGLAAHGGDKITDSVVARLNARYAGANFMPTLAHRLDRDTSGLLLAAKSYESLRTLNDLFASGGVGKLYLAWVNGQWSEPSVVLLEDVMEKSGAPGSERVQTGSGKTALAKVMGLIFDCKQSLVAVRLLTGRTHQIRVQLASRGHPVVGDGKYGKGQARGPMRLHCAAMQIKEMTLTLAPPWTGKWEAPADALQEALGLLYD; this is translated from the coding sequence ATGTCCGAAGCCCAATTCATCACAGTTACCCAGGCCGAATCCGGCCAGAAGCTGCTCCAGTTCCTGGAACGGCGGCTGACCGGCGATGTGCCGCGCTCGGCCATCCAGCGATGGATTCGCAAGGGACAGGTCCGGGTGGACAAGGGGCGCAAAAAACCGTTCGACCGCATCCAGGCCGGACAGACGGTGCGCATCCCACCCTACACGCCGGGTGAGATCGCCCCTGTGACCGAAACAGGCTCTCTGGTGATCGTGCATGAGGACAATGACCTGATCGCCGTTGCCAAACCCGTCGGCCTGGCCGCCCACGGCGGCGACAAGATCACGGACTCGGTGGTCGCTCGCCTGAATGCCCGCTACGCGGGCGCGAATTTCATGCCCACCTTGGCCCACCGCCTGGACCGGGACACCTCGGGGCTGCTCCTGGCAGCCAAGAGCTACGAATCCCTGCGCACCCTTAATGACCTGTTCGCATCGGGCGGCGTGGGCAAGCTCTACCTCGCCTGGGTCAACGGCCAATGGAGCGAGCCGAGCGTGGTCCTGCTGGAAGACGTCATGGAGAAATCAGGCGCGCCCGGCAGTGAACGGGTGCAGACCGGATCGGGCAAGACCGCCCTGGCCAAGGTCATGGGGCTGATTTTCGACTGCAAGCAAAGTCTGGTAGCCGTCCGACTGCTCACCGGGCGCACCCACCAGATCAGGGTCCAGCTCGCATCAAGAGGCCACCCGGTGGTTGGCGACGGAAAATATGGGAAAGGCCAGGCACGCGGCCCCATGCGCCTGCACTGCGCCGCCATGCAAATCAAGGAAATGACCCTCACCCTGGCACCGCCCTGGACCGGCAAATGGGAAGCGCCCGCAGACGCACTGCAGGAGGCGCTCGGCCTGTTGTACGATTAA
- a CDS encoding TRAP transporter small permease subunit — protein sequence MIDFLDKASGTIAKALTGLAGLFLVSMMLLACANMVLRAVWAPVQGTFELMGFLGAVVAAFSLAFAQRSKAHIAVGILLARFPAPVRRLTDAATSGVSCGFFVLAGLETGKWAAFLVQTNEVSETLQVVYHPFVFAAAAGCLALAFVLAVDTLKILTAEKVA from the coding sequence ATGATAGATTTTCTGGACAAAGCAAGCGGCACGATCGCCAAAGCCCTGACCGGACTGGCCGGTCTGTTTCTCGTGTCCATGATGCTCCTGGCCTGCGCCAACATGGTGCTCCGTGCCGTGTGGGCACCCGTGCAGGGCACGTTCGAACTCATGGGCTTCCTGGGAGCCGTGGTGGCCGCCTTTTCCCTGGCCTTTGCCCAGCGCTCCAAGGCGCATATCGCCGTGGGCATCCTGCTTGCCCGATTCCCTGCCCCGGTCCGCAGACTGACCGATGCCGCCACCAGCGGCGTGTCCTGCGGCTTCTTCGTCCTGGCCGGGCTGGAAACAGGGAAATGGGCCGCGTTCCTGGTACAGACCAACGAGGTCTCCGAAACGCTTCAGGTCGTCTATCACCCGTTCGTGTTCGCCGCAGCGGCAGGCTGCCTCGCCCTGGCCTTTGTCCTGGCCGTGGATACCCTTAAAATCCTGACCGCTGAGAAGGTGGCATAA
- a CDS encoding C40 family peptidase, translating into MTAHRDMSRIRPLLLSALLLACWAFLPACAAKSPAPVPPEAVVRSQPASPKATKIIRLARSMVGAPYKWGGYSPRTGFDCSGLVWFVYYQNGINLPRMASQQFGTGTPTDRSDMRPGDLVFYQVDKKGKSLHVGIVTDRGTFVHAPSSGRQVMESSLNTPYWFEHYLGTRRVF; encoded by the coding sequence ATGACGGCACACAGAGATATGTCTCGCATCCGCCCACTCCTGCTTTCCGCCTTGTTGCTGGCCTGCTGGGCCTTCCTGCCCGCCTGCGCCGCAAAGTCGCCTGCCCCGGTCCCGCCCGAGGCGGTGGTGCGCAGTCAGCCAGCCTCGCCCAAGGCCACAAAAATCATCCGCCTGGCCCGATCCATGGTGGGTGCGCCCTATAAATGGGGCGGCTATTCACCCAGGACCGGATTCGACTGCTCCGGTCTGGTCTGGTTCGTATACTATCAAAACGGCATCAACCTGCCCCGCATGGCCAGTCAGCAATTCGGCACGGGCACGCCGACCGATCGAAGCGACATGCGCCCCGGCGATCTCGTTTTCTATCAGGTGGACAAGAAGGGAAAATCCCTGCATGTGGGCATCGTCACCGACCGGGGCACCTTCGTGCACGCCCCCAGTTCCGGGAGGCAGGTCATGGAATCGAGCCTGAACACGCCTTACTGGTTCGAGCACTACCTGGGCACCCGTCGGGTGTTCTAG
- the groL gene encoding chaperonin GroEL (60 kDa chaperone family; promotes refolding of misfolded polypeptides especially under stressful conditions; forms two stacked rings of heptamers to form a barrel-shaped 14mer; ends can be capped by GroES; misfolded proteins enter the barrel where they are refolded when GroES binds), translating into MAKAIDYTAVAREGMQRGVNILANAVKVTLGPKGRNVMLEKTWGAPQVTKDGVTVAEKIDLEDKLENMGAQMVKEVASKTNEIAGDGTTTATILAQIIFNEGVKLLAAGRNPMSIKRGIDMAVAAVVEELDAMAKPVKKSSEIAQVGAISANNDITIGDILAQAVEKVGDNGVITVEESQGLTTELDVVEGMQWDNGYLSPYFINNQENQSATYENPFILVSENKISSIKPLVPILEAVAKAGRPLLIIAETVENDALAGLTINAMRGALKVCAVKAPGFGDRRKDMVRDIAIMTGATPVSEDTAVTLESIKPQDFGTAKKVVVDKNNTLIVDGAGDKKAIKLRCEEIANMAKNATSDYDREKLQERLAKMVGGVAVIKVGAPTEIEMKERKDRVEDALNATRAAVDEGIVPGGGTALVRAGKALKALKGANDTEQAGIDIIIRAIEEPLKQIANNCGLEGTVIVEKVKELKGNNGFNAATGEYTNLVTAGVIDPKKVTRIALQNAASVSSMLLTTECAISEAVAETE; encoded by the coding sequence ATGGCAAAAGCAATTGATTACACAGCGGTCGCCCGCGAGGGCATGCAGAGAGGCGTCAACATCCTGGCCAACGCCGTCAAGGTCACTCTCGGCCCCAAGGGGCGCAACGTCATGCTGGAAAAGACCTGGGGCGCTCCTCAGGTTACCAAGGACGGCGTAACCGTTGCCGAAAAGATCGACCTGGAAGACAAACTGGAGAACATGGGCGCACAGATGGTCAAGGAAGTCGCCTCCAAGACCAACGAGATCGCCGGTGACGGCACCACCACCGCCACCATCCTGGCCCAGATCATCTTCAACGAGGGCGTGAAGCTGCTGGCCGCCGGCCGCAATCCCATGTCCATCAAGCGCGGCATCGACATGGCAGTAGCCGCAGTGGTCGAAGAACTGGATGCCATGGCCAAGCCGGTCAAGAAGAGCTCCGAAATCGCCCAGGTCGGTGCCATCTCCGCCAACAACGACATCACCATCGGCGACATCCTGGCCCAGGCCGTGGAAAAAGTCGGCGACAACGGCGTCATCACCGTTGAGGAATCCCAGGGCCTGACCACCGAACTGGACGTGGTCGAGGGCATGCAGTGGGACAACGGCTATCTCTCCCCTTATTTCATCAACAACCAGGAAAACCAGAGCGCCACGTACGAAAACCCGTTCATCCTGGTTTCCGAAAACAAGATTTCCAGCATCAAACCGCTGGTCCCCATCCTGGAGGCCGTGGCCAAGGCAGGCCGTCCGTTGCTCATCATAGCCGAGACCGTTGAGAACGACGCCCTGGCCGGTTTGACCATCAACGCCATGCGCGGCGCCCTCAAGGTCTGCGCGGTCAAGGCCCCCGGCTTCGGCGACCGCCGCAAGGACATGGTCCGCGACATCGCCATCATGACCGGCGCCACCCCGGTTTCCGAAGACACCGCCGTGACCCTGGAGTCCATCAAGCCGCAGGATTTCGGTACCGCCAAAAAAGTGGTGGTGGACAAGAACAACACCCTGATCGTGGACGGCGCCGGTGACAAGAAGGCCATCAAGCTGCGTTGCGAAGAGATCGCCAACATGGCCAAGAACGCCACCAGCGACTACGACCGCGAGAAGCTCCAGGAACGTCTGGCCAAGATGGTCGGCGGCGTGGCCGTGATCAAGGTCGGCGCGCCCACCGAGATCGAGATGAAAGAACGCAAGGACCGCGTGGAAGATGCGCTCAACGCCACCCGCGCAGCCGTTGACGAAGGTATCGTCCCCGGCGGCGGCACCGCCCTGGTGCGTGCCGGAAAGGCCCTCAAGGCCCTCAAGGGTGCCAACGACACCGAGCAGGCAGGCATTGACATCATCATCCGCGCCATTGAAGAGCCGCTCAAGCAGATCGCCAACAACTGCGGCCTTGAAGGCACCGTCATCGTGGAAAAGGTCAAGGAACTGAAGGGCAACAACGGCTTCAACGCAGCCACCGGCGAATATACCAACCTGGTCACCGCCGGAGTCATCGACCCCAAGAAAGTCACCCGCATCGCCTTGCAGAACGCCGCGTCCGTGTCCAGCATGTTGCTGACCACCGAATGCGCCATCTCCGAGGCTGTGGCGGAAACCGAGTAA
- a CDS encoding YdbH domain-containing protein: MSASLGKKILRWTVLITPWLLAFALAAGWGLTLWTPGYLEQLVPKLASDMGLSLTEFNIRNAGLFSADIGPVQLGYGNKGLRLANVHVTYTPASLKLGRVNSVELDGVSLSCAYDGKTFTLPILDLLPESEGDPSDNAIPELPLDTLVIRESTLFCDLGDRSLSIPFSADIGPGESLDFTATLRPRDQMISVTGTLGPTLDDLALTVKTDALDLGAFADVLPIPVAGLVDLDMQTELDLNRPEELKAKFDAAMSECDLSALDVELVKGAVLKIKGSIAEKTVKYSLDRVSLAEPYPVTLDIPAGTLDEDSISAQFSLAGAGVEMGGRLDADRLQDDSGLWDISFTAANPDNLTVQAAGRTIGLAGFIFSLHGLAGPDSADVVLNCGTRAVKFSNLGLSSGAMRLNLPLKWPAPKSHLPGNIRMSDLNQGKHRLGNVTAQIRQQGTDLAYDGTLFTELLPGLRVPFSGQSSMVRNHTDITFRMNDYPIPDGFDPATLTPDMAGLILTGVLKGTGGLLIDENGIESWLGVFFTNGSLHFTEGKTAIQGINLAFETPDILSLRSAPAQRLTFDSLQAGDIILSNGEIIYQLEPKGSVLVEQAGFDWCGGHVSSRSFRVVPASKEYKVTLFCSELRLSEILSQLGLAKAKGEAAMSGELPVSWKNGKISFKSGFLHSTPGEGGTIQVEAMQDLVASIPEGTPQRGQIELAQAAVRDFEYKWVRIKADTVGEDLLVRLSVDGKPAGTLPFVYKREFGGFMRVTGDVKGSNFQGLRLDVNFSVPLDRILLYKDITRMIE, translated from the coding sequence ATGTCCGCTTCCCTTGGCAAAAAAATCCTCAGATGGACGGTGCTCATCACGCCGTGGCTGCTTGCGTTCGCACTGGCTGCGGGATGGGGGCTGACACTGTGGACTCCGGGGTATCTGGAGCAACTAGTGCCCAAGCTGGCCAGCGACATGGGGTTGTCCCTGACCGAATTCAACATCCGCAACGCCGGGTTGTTCTCGGCGGACATCGGCCCGGTGCAACTGGGTTATGGCAACAAGGGATTGCGGCTGGCCAATGTACACGTCACCTACACCCCGGCCTCGCTTAAACTGGGACGGGTGAACTCCGTTGAACTGGACGGCGTGAGCCTGTCCTGTGCCTATGACGGCAAAACCTTCACCCTGCCGATCCTTGACCTCCTGCCCGAATCCGAGGGTGACCCTTCGGATAATGCCATCCCGGAACTCCCGCTGGACACACTGGTCATTCGGGAATCCACCCTGTTTTGCGACTTGGGCGACCGCTCTCTGTCCATCCCGTTTTCCGCCGACATCGGCCCCGGGGAGTCCCTCGATTTCACGGCCACGCTCAGACCTCGCGACCAAATGATCTCGGTCACGGGAACCCTCGGTCCCACCCTCGACGACTTGGCTCTGACCGTCAAAACAGATGCCTTGGATCTGGGAGCCTTTGCCGACGTCCTCCCTATTCCCGTGGCCGGGCTGGTGGACCTGGACATGCAGACCGAACTTGACCTGAACCGGCCTGAGGAACTCAAGGCTAAGTTTGACGCGGCCATGAGCGAATGCGACCTGAGCGCTCTCGACGTGGAGTTGGTCAAGGGCGCGGTTCTCAAGATCAAAGGATCGATTGCCGAAAAAACCGTCAAGTATTCCCTGGACAGGGTCTCCCTGGCCGAACCCTATCCGGTCACCCTCGACATCCCTGCGGGCACACTGGACGAAGACTCCATCTCGGCCCAATTCTCCCTGGCAGGAGCCGGCGTCGAGATGGGTGGTCGATTGGACGCGGACCGACTGCAAGACGACAGCGGATTGTGGGACATCTCGTTCACTGCCGCCAATCCCGACAATCTGACAGTGCAGGCAGCCGGGCGAACCATCGGGCTGGCCGGTTTCATCTTCTCCCTGCACGGCCTGGCAGGACCGGACTCGGCAGACGTGGTTCTCAACTGCGGAACACGCGCAGTCAAATTCAGCAATCTCGGGTTGAGCTCAGGGGCCATGCGCCTGAATCTGCCGCTTAAATGGCCCGCACCCAAAAGCCACCTCCCTGGCAACATACGCATGTCGGACCTCAACCAGGGCAAGCACCGACTCGGCAACGTGACCGCCCAAATCCGCCAGCAGGGGACGGACCTGGCCTATGACGGCACCCTGTTCACCGAGCTTCTGCCCGGTCTGCGCGTCCCGTTCTCCGGGCAGTCGTCCATGGTCCGCAACCACACGGACATCACGTTCAGAATGAATGACTACCCCATCCCCGACGGATTCGACCCGGCCACGCTGACGCCGGACATGGCAGGTCTCATCCTGACAGGAGTACTCAAGGGAACCGGAGGACTCCTGATAGATGAAAACGGCATAGAGAGCTGGCTGGGGGTATTCTTCACCAACGGCAGCCTGCACTTTACCGAGGGCAAGACGGCCATTCAGGGCATCAACCTCGCCTTTGAAACGCCGGACATCCTCTCGCTGCGCAGCGCCCCGGCCCAGCGCCTGACCTTCGATTCCCTCCAGGCCGGAGACATCATCCTGAGCAACGGCGAGATCATCTACCAACTCGAGCCAAAGGGTTCCGTGCTGGTGGAACAGGCCGGGTTCGACTGGTGCGGCGGCCATGTCTCAAGCCGGTCCTTCCGGGTGGTACCGGCTTCAAAGGAATACAAGGTGACCCTGTTCTGCTCGGAACTGCGGCTCTCCGAAATTCTTTCCCAGCTCGGACTGGCCAAGGCCAAGGGCGAAGCCGCCATGTCCGGCGAACTGCCCGTGAGCTGGAAAAACGGGAAAATTTCGTTCAAGAGCGGATTTTTGCACTCGACACCGGGCGAAGGGGGGACCATACAGGTGGAGGCCATGCAGGATCTGGTGGCGTCCATCCCCGAAGGCACGCCCCAGCGGGGACAGATCGAACTGGCCCAGGCTGCGGTCAGGGATTTCGAGTACAAGTGGGTGCGCATCAAGGCTGACACCGTGGGCGAAGACCTGTTGGTGCGCCTCTCGGTAGACGGCAAGCCAGCCGGGACACTGCCCTTTGTCTACAAGCGGGAATTCGGCGGTTTCATGCGCGTCACCGGAGACGTCAAAGGCTCCAATTTCCAGGGCCTGCGCCTGGACGTGAATTTCAGCGTACCATTGGACCGCATTTTGCTGTATAAGGACATCACCCGTATGATCGAATAG
- a CDS encoding TRAP transporter large permease → MDPITAGIFGTFLLLAAIFLLRIPVAFAMGLIGFGGFAYVLNWNAATGMLGTELWNVFSNYGLTVIPLFILMGQICFYSGVNERLYKSAYAWMGEIRGGIAMTTVLACAGFSAICGSNSATAATMSTVALPEMKKFNYNPILSTGSVAAGATLGVVIPPSVVLIIIGLQTSQSIAQLFVGGMVPGVLLTTLFLATIWYLCRKNPTWGPAGPKTTFADKLRSLPGSIEMVILFFLVMGGLFLGFFTPTEAGAAGAALALIISLVSGQMSWKKFHLAVNDSLKISCMIMVIMLGAVIFGRFLAVTRLPFEAADWVAGLPIPPMVIIMVICLIYVIGGMVMDALALLLITIPIFFPVVTAMGYDPLWFGILITVVTTLGAITPPVGVNTFIVASMAKDVPMTDVFKGVSYFVAAYIVCVALMMLFPAIVTFLPSLM, encoded by the coding sequence ATGGACCCGATCACCGCTGGCATCTTCGGCACTTTTCTGCTGCTGGCCGCCATCTTCCTGCTGCGCATCCCCGTGGCCTTTGCCATGGGCCTCATCGGATTCGGCGGCTTTGCCTACGTCCTCAACTGGAACGCGGCCACGGGCATGCTCGGCACAGAGCTGTGGAACGTCTTTTCCAACTACGGCCTGACCGTAATCCCGCTCTTCATCCTCATGGGCCAGATCTGCTTCTATTCCGGGGTCAACGAAAGGCTCTACAAGTCCGCCTATGCCTGGATGGGCGAAATCCGGGGCGGCATCGCCATGACCACGGTCCTGGCCTGCGCCGGGTTCTCCGCCATCTGCGGTTCCAACTCGGCCACTGCGGCCACCATGAGCACCGTGGCCCTGCCCGAGATGAAAAAATTCAATTACAACCCGATTCTTTCCACCGGGTCTGTGGCCGCAGGTGCGACACTCGGCGTGGTCATCCCCCCGAGTGTGGTGCTCATCATCATAGGATTGCAAACCAGCCAGTCCATTGCCCAGCTCTTTGTGGGCGGCATGGTACCCGGTGTCCTTCTGACCACGCTTTTTCTCGCCACCATCTGGTATCTGTGCAGGAAAAACCCCACCTGGGGACCGGCCGGACCCAAGACCACCTTTGCCGACAAACTCCGGTCCCTGCCCGGCTCCATCGAAATGGTCATCCTGTTCTTCCTGGTCATGGGCGGACTGTTCCTCGGATTCTTCACACCCACCGAGGCAGGCGCGGCCGGTGCGGCCCTGGCCCTGATCATCTCCCTGGTCTCGGGCCAGATGAGCTGGAAGAAATTCCATCTGGCCGTGAACGACTCCCTGAAAATCTCCTGCATGATCATGGTCATCATGCTCGGCGCGGTCATCTTCGGCCGATTCCTGGCCGTGACCCGCCTGCCGTTCGAGGCCGCAGACTGGGTGGCCGGACTGCCCATACCGCCCATGGTCATCATCATGGTCATCTGCCTGATCTACGTCATCGGCGGCATGGTCATGGACGCCCTGGCCCTGCTCCTGATAACCATCCCCATATTCTTCCCTGTGGTCACGGCCATGGGGTATGACCCGCTCTGGTTCGGCATTCTCATCACCGTGGTCACCACCCTGGGCGCCATCACCCCGCCTGTGGGGGTCAACACCTTCATCGTGGCCTCCATGGCCAAGGACGTACCCATGACCGACGTGTTCAAGGGCGTGTCCTACTTCGTGGCCGCCTACATCGTGTGCGTGGCCCTCATGATGCTTTTCCCCGCCATAGTCACTTTTCTACCGAGCTTGATGTAG
- a CDS encoding BON domain-containing protein, with protein MHRIISLFMLLGLLGTSILSGGCTAYNVAVEERSVGDYANDEKITFIIEKDFLADDLVKYMDFDASSYEGLVYIVGEYESRAQVDRAVKIAKAVDGVRTVTTYMLPKRVNDSCGTTDNLDLYARLKSDLVADKNIWSTNIEIKTIQCNIVLLGVVGSTAEKERIIDYANKVPGARSVKSYLRVKR; from the coding sequence ATGCATCGTATCATTTCTCTATTCATGCTCCTGGGCCTGCTCGGCACAAGCATCCTGTCTGGCGGCTGCACAGCCTACAACGTGGCCGTGGAAGAACGCAGTGTGGGAGATTACGCGAACGACGAGAAAATCACCTTCATCATCGAGAAGGATTTTCTTGCCGACGATCTGGTAAAATACATGGATTTCGATGCCTCCAGCTATGAAGGGCTGGTCTATATCGTGGGCGAATACGAATCCCGCGCCCAGGTGGACCGCGCCGTCAAGATCGCCAAGGCCGTGGACGGCGTCCGCACGGTGACCACCTACATGCTGCCCAAGCGAGTCAACGACAGTTGCGGCACCACCGACAACCTTGATCTTTATGCCAGGCTCAAAAGCGACCTGGTAGCAGACAAGAACATATGGTCCACCAACATCGAGATCAAGACCATCCAGTGCAACATCGTCCTGCTCGGAGTGGTGGGATCCACTGCGGAAAAGGAACGGATCATCGACTACGCCAACAAGGTGCCGGGCGCGCGCTCGGTCAAATCCTACCTGAGAGTCAAGAGATAG
- a CDS encoding co-chaperone GroES — translation MGLKPLHDRVIVKRKEKEDKTAGGIYIPDSAKEKPQNGVVMAAGPECKTVKDGDIILFAKYAGSEFTMDSDELIIMREDDILGVFA, via the coding sequence ATGGGTTTGAAACCATTGCATGACCGCGTCATCGTCAAGAGAAAAGAGAAAGAGGACAAGACCGCCGGGGGCATCTACATCCCGGATTCAGCCAAAGAGAAGCCGCAGAACGGCGTTGTCATGGCTGCCGGTCCCGAATGCAAAACCGTCAAGGACGGCGACATCATCCTGTTCGCCAAGTATGCCGGAAGCGAATTCACCATGGACAGCGACGAGCTGATCATCATGCGTGAGGACGATATCCTGGGCGTTTTCGCCTAA